The Anas platyrhynchos isolate ZD024472 breed Pekin duck chromosome Z, IASCAAS_PekinDuck_T2T, whole genome shotgun sequence genome includes a window with the following:
- the LOC140000728 gene encoding uncharacterized protein, translating to MDCDCVALAAHMRAQSPSAPASARTPAERLREVWSEERGWPWCWCRALGVAAAALSALPRAIRASSTALRRSGRRETQEERSQQQSVTAAGAAAVRRSSPSSPAPRSPLQQLESMATALESRCPICLDTWDNAGYVMPCLHQFCFRCIQQWVESKPECPLCKRRVSSIVHSVRADNEFEELIIPAPAEASFITQPAGRARGRAATTNPRHRPAAPPSAAGPALVGGLQPEVWASLFRDHPTLIHPVLPWLRQELRRIHGDDHAEAQMVEDLLTSAVGLLGLDEDRLVQLLQLSMPEHAATFVHRLISITVQRCSWVAHRLLGLEGSRAAMGQAGSPTAGPRPSASREGPPGPGPEPSNNAARGSTDELAGGSSAALQGSRSQAPSSVVPVPRNQEAPQEETPEAVPGASTADQGRDHPQRGPRRAPKRRAPTSQASSPAAKKRPPRRQH from the exons ATGGATTGTGACTGCGTGGCCCTGGCTGCTCATATGCGGGCGCAGAGTCCCAGCGCGCCGGCTAGTGCCCGCACTCCGGCTGAGCGGTTGCGTGAGGTCTGGAGTGAGGAGCGAGGttggccttggtgctggtgtcgtgccctgggagttgctgcagcagctctcagtgcccttcccagagccatcAGAGCTTCTTCCACGGCCCTGCGTCGTTCGGGCCGTCGGGAGACCCAGGAGGAGCgctcgcagcagcagag cgtgacagctgctggtgcagcagcagtgaggaggagcagcccctcatcccctgctccacgcagcccactgcagcagctggagagcatggcCACGGCGCTGGAGAGCCGCTGCCCCATTTGCCTTGACACCTGGGACAATGCGGGCTACGTGATGCCATGTCTCCACCAGTTCTGCTTCCGATGCATCCAGCAGTGGGTGGAGAGCAAGCCCGAGTGCCccctctgcaagaggagggTCAGCTCCATCGTGCACTCGGTGCGGGCAGACAACGAATTTGAGGAGCTCATCATCCCAGCGCCGGCAGAAGCATCCTTCATCACCCAGCCGGCAGGGAGAGCTCGTGGCCGCGCAGCCACCACCAACCCCCGTCACCGTCCTGCAGCACCACCATCAGCTGCAGGGCCGGCTCTTGTGGGAGGCCTCCAGCCTGAAGTTTGGGCCTCCCTTTTCCGAGACCACCCAACGCTGATCCATcccgtgctgccctggctgcgccaGGAGCTGAGGCGCATCCATGGGGATGACCATGCGGAGGCGCAAATGGTGGAAGACCTCCTCACCTCCGCCGtgggcctcctggggctggatgaagatcgcctggtgcagctgctgcagctttccatgcCGGAGCACGCAGCCACCTTTGTGCACCGGCTCATCAGCATCACCGTGCAGCggtgcagctgggtggcccaccgcctgctgggcctggagggctcccgtgctgccatgggacaggcaggcagccccacagctggcCCCAGGCCTTCTGCCTCCCGAGAGGGGCCTCCTGGTCCTGGTCCAGAGCCCTCCAACAACGCTGCTCGAGGCAGCACAGACGAACTCGCGGGCGGCTCCAGTGCTGCCCTTCAAGGGAGTCGCAGCCAGGCCCCCTCCAGCGTGGTTCCTGTCCCCAGGAACCAAGAAGCGCCCCAGGAGGAGACACCGGAGGCTGTGCCTGGAGCCTCCACAGCAGACCAGGGCAGGGACCATCCCCAAAGGGGGCCCCGGCGAgccccgaagaggagggcccccacctcccaggcctcttctccagcagccaagaagaggccaccccgccggCAACACTAG